One genomic segment of bacterium includes these proteins:
- the ccmA gene encoding heme ABC exporter ATP-binding protein CcmA, whose product MSEISVRVEALDKRYERIAALSGVSFELSRGSIALVAGPNGAGKSTLLRVLGMLTRPSSGQVEILGGDPFASGGSSIRGQVGYLGAQSGLYGDLSIEENLQFGAQLHGLQSERVRKVVSDLGLVGWTQRKVRTLSLGYQRRAGLARTLLCEPELLLLDEPWNGLDAAASRKLVQVLDARREAGATTLVAAHAVTELSDLFDVRLSIEAGRLTSFETGLLET is encoded by the coding sequence TTGAGCGAGATCAGCGTCCGCGTCGAAGCTCTCGACAAACGCTATGAGCGGATCGCGGCGCTGTCCGGCGTAAGCTTCGAACTGTCTCGCGGATCGATTGCCCTGGTCGCCGGACCCAACGGCGCGGGCAAGAGCACGCTATTGCGCGTACTGGGCATGCTCACTCGCCCCAGCAGTGGTCAGGTCGAGATCCTGGGCGGCGACCCGTTCGCGAGCGGCGGTTCCTCGATTCGCGGACAGGTGGGTTATCTGGGTGCTCAGTCCGGCCTCTACGGCGATCTGAGCATCGAGGAAAACCTTCAGTTCGGGGCGCAACTGCACGGATTGCAGAGCGAACGCGTTCGAAAGGTCGTCTCGGACCTGGGTCTGGTGGGATGGACCCAGCGCAAGGTGCGGACTCTTTCGCTGGGCTACCAGCGGCGCGCCGGACTCGCGCGCACCCTGCTCTGCGAACCCGAACTCCTGCTCCTGGACGAACCCTGGAACGGTCTGGACGCGGCCGCTTCGCGCAAGCTCGTCCAGGTGCTTGATGCGCGCCGCGAAGCCGGTGCCACTACTTTGGTTGCTGCGCACGCGGTCACCGAACTCTCCGACCTCTTCGATGTGCGACTGTCGATCGAGGCCGGACGCTTGACGTCCTTCGAAACGGGTCTGCTCGAGACATGA
- a CDS encoding YihA family ribosome biogenesis GTP-binding protein, with the protein MNAKLAHDAADASQFPSDGLPEVAVMGRSNVGKSTFINALIGRKNLARTSARPGKTRRIHFYRLEQRAYLVDLPGYGYAAVGKEERRAWKPLVESYLLGSRAALRGAVLLVDARRGPEIEERELLAWLEMQNIPARLVITKADKLKPSQLHARTTAIASEVNLKPDEVAAVSGKSGKGLSLAGNWLTDWIDLEFLRADGTKLL; encoded by the coding sequence GTGAATGCCAAACTCGCGCACGATGCTGCGGACGCCTCCCAGTTCCCCTCCGACGGTCTGCCCGAGGTCGCCGTCATGGGCCGCTCCAATGTCGGAAAGTCCACGTTCATCAACGCCCTGATCGGGCGCAAGAACCTCGCGCGCACCAGCGCTCGACCCGGAAAGACCCGGCGCATCCACTTCTACAGGCTGGAGCAGCGCGCCTATCTGGTGGACCTGCCCGGCTACGGCTACGCCGCGGTCGGCAAGGAAGAGCGCCGGGCCTGGAAGCCGCTGGTGGAGTCCTACTTGCTCGGCTCGCGCGCTGCACTGCGCGGAGCGGTGCTCCTGGTCGACGCCCGACGCGGTCCCGAGATCGAAGAGCGAGAACTACTGGCCTGGCTGGAAATGCAGAACATTCCCGCCCGCCTCGTGATCACCAAGGCAGACAAACTCAAGCCCAGCCAGCTCCACGCGCGCACCACCGCGATCGCAAGCGAAGTCAATCTGAAGCCAGACGAAGTCGCCGCAGTCTCGGGCAAATCAGGAAAGGGTCTGAGCCTCGCAGGCAACTGGCTCACCGACTGGATAGACCTGGAATTCCTGAGAGCCGACGGAACAAAACTGCTCTAG
- a CDS encoding ATP phosphoribosyltransferase, which translates to MALGSKRSKEDKQILRLGLPKGSLQDNTAALFERAGYRLSFPERSLFPTVDDDEMECVLIRAQEMARYVEEGVLDAGITGHDWIVENRAKVTQLADLKYSKQSFRPTRWVLAVPEDSKIKKVSDLQDKRIATEAVGLVKTWLKKHGVKAKVEFSWGATEVKPPLLADAIVDVTETGSSLRANKLRIVDTLMESTPRLIANKDAYKDPWKQRKLDRLALMLNGAINAAGKVGLMLNAPSTHLPKVLDLLPALASPTISPLADGKMVAVNTIIEEALARDLMADLFEAGATGIVEFPVNKILL; encoded by the coding sequence ATGGCACTCGGATCAAAAAGATCGAAAGAAGACAAGCAGATTTTGCGCCTCGGACTCCCGAAGGGCTCACTCCAGGACAACACTGCGGCGCTTTTCGAGCGCGCCGGTTATCGCCTGAGCTTTCCGGAGCGTTCGCTGTTTCCAACCGTCGACGATGATGAGATGGAATGCGTGCTGATCCGAGCTCAGGAGATGGCTCGCTACGTCGAAGAAGGTGTGCTGGACGCCGGTATCACCGGTCACGACTGGATCGTCGAGAACCGCGCAAAGGTGACTCAGCTCGCGGACCTGAAGTACTCCAAGCAGAGCTTCCGCCCCACGCGCTGGGTGCTGGCCGTACCCGAAGATTCCAAGATCAAGAAGGTGAGCGACCTGCAGGACAAGCGCATCGCGACCGAAGCGGTGGGGCTGGTGAAGACCTGGCTCAAGAAGCACGGTGTAAAAGCCAAGGTGGAGTTCTCCTGGGGTGCGACTGAAGTCAAGCCGCCGCTGCTGGCAGATGCGATCGTCGACGTGACCGAGACCGGTTCTTCGTTGCGTGCGAACAAACTGCGGATCGTCGATACGCTCATGGAAAGCACGCCGCGCCTGATCGCCAACAAGGACGCCTACAAGGATCCCTGGAAGCAGCGCAAGCTCGATCGTCTGGCGCTGATGCTCAACGGCGCGATCAACGCGGCCGGCAAGGTCGGGTTGATGTTGAACGCACCCTCGACGCATCTGCCCAAGGTTCTGGATCTCTTGCCCGCGCTCGCATCCCCCACGATTTCGCCCCTGGCGGACGGCAAGATGGTCGCGGTCAATACGATCATCGAAGAGGCGCTGGCGCGCGATCTGATGGCGGATCTCTTCGAGGCGGGCGCGACCGGAATCGTCGAGTTTCCGGTCAACAAGATCCTGCTCTAA
- a CDS encoding cytochrome c maturation protein CcmE, whose translation MSKGVQIAIAAVTVFAAVAIGLTQMDGEDGTFTYYSSVGDFVGDGAPESSAGVARVHGFVVAGSIQADLPAGHVDFSIKDAENPGLLSVRFLGIDVPDLFRDGAEVVIEGRFERGTFLAERVMAKCPSKYENQEPGTEA comes from the coding sequence ATGAGCAAGGGAGTTCAGATCGCGATCGCCGCCGTCACGGTATTTGCCGCGGTAGCCATCGGACTCACCCAGATGGACGGCGAAGACGGAACCTTCACGTACTACTCGAGTGTTGGCGACTTCGTGGGTGATGGCGCTCCTGAAAGCTCCGCTGGCGTAGCGCGCGTGCACGGCTTCGTGGTCGCCGGTTCCATCCAGGCGGATCTGCCTGCGGGCCACGTCGACTTCTCGATCAAGGACGCCGAGAACCCCGGCCTGCTTTCGGTGCGATTCCTGGGGATCGACGTACCGGATCTGTTTCGCGACGGTGCCGAGGTCGTGATCGAGGGCCGCTTCGAACGAGGCACCTTCCTGGCCGAGCGTGTAATGGCGAAGTGTCCTTCCAAATACGAAAACCAGGAGCCGGGTACAGAAGCCTGA
- the ccsA gene encoding cytochrome c biogenesis protein CcsA, protein MTGALYALFTLTLLAIVAWLIRLALGEAERSDATRMVGFLALFAGAAWLAMAGFYAPLEKVQGLPQKIFYAHVPCWPPAYLGFALTAVGGIGYLVSRKEQWDHFALAAAEVGIVFCTLGLITGPIWAKPIWGHWWVWDLRLTSALVLWFVYVAYLFLRGLTFGSDTARTFTSIYGILGTAAIPFVYFAVDIAKGSTLHPSNPARAGLPAEMSQTLAVGMLAYVLCFGYLAARRLEIARLDERLLLRDLQGGA, encoded by the coding sequence ATGACCGGCGCGCTCTACGCCCTGTTCACGCTGACGCTTCTGGCGATCGTCGCCTGGCTGATCCGGCTTGCGCTGGGCGAGGCCGAACGCAGCGATGCCACCCGGATGGTCGGTTTCCTGGCGCTGTTCGCAGGCGCGGCCTGGCTGGCCATGGCCGGTTTCTACGCGCCGCTGGAAAAGGTCCAGGGCCTGCCTCAGAAGATCTTTTACGCCCACGTCCCGTGCTGGCCTCCCGCCTACCTGGGCTTTGCACTCACGGCGGTCGGCGGCATCGGCTACCTGGTTTCGCGCAAGGAACAATGGGACCACTTCGCGCTGGCCGCGGCCGAGGTCGGCATCGTCTTTTGCACGCTCGGCCTGATCACCGGGCCGATCTGGGCGAAACCCATCTGGGGACACTGGTGGGTCTGGGACCTTCGTCTGACCTCCGCGCTCGTACTCTGGTTCGTCTACGTTGCCTACCTGTTCCTGCGCGGATTGACGTTTGGCAGCGACACGGCCCGAACCTTCACTTCGATCTACGGAATCCTCGGCACAGCCGCGATTCCCTTCGTGTATTTCGCAGTCGACATCGCGAAGGGCAGCACCCTGCACCCGAGCAACCCCGCGCGCGCGGGGCTGCCGGCCGAGATGTCCCAGACCCTGGCGGTCGGCATGCTGGCCTACGTCCTTTGTTTCGGATACCTGGCCGCGCGGCGCCTCGAAATCGCGCGCCTGGACGAGCGCCTGCTGCTGCGCGATCTGCAGGGAGGCGCGTGA
- a CDS encoding heme lyase CcmF/NrfE family subunit, producing MLVAVGNYSLYLMLGFCIYALVAALIGANPEREAWLRSSERAVYAVFALCCLAMLGVEVALVTDRFDLAFVAKTSAREQPLLFKLALWGGQAGSLLLWAWLLSLFSFLVVLQNRQRNRMLMPWVIASMMLNLLFFGAIVTFSSNPFEALPAAKAYSNGAGMNPLLQHAAMLVHPPVLYIGFIGFSVPFSFAAAAMITGQLGTTWFETTRRWTLVSWFFLGMGLMIGGRWAYEVLGWGGYWAWDPVENASLMPWLAATAFLHSVIIQEKRGMLKIWNVALIGLTYSLCVFGTFLTRSGVVQSVHSFANAGWFGTLFLAYVAVLAIGFAALLIWRLPLLRSHNKLNSIVSREASFLLNNYVFIGLLAIVFFGTLYPVFSESLTGVRTQIGPPFFQRYSGPLAIFMLFLTGVGPLIAWRRATWINLRKSFLWPAVITLATVVGTLAVGVREFYPVSFLALCAWVIATIVEEYQRGIRARRRRGENSLQAALGLIRRNQRRYGGYIVHLAIVLMFIGFAGASFNSEETRLLKPGETWEVSGYSLEYRQVRPVRHAHYAGAVARLALKDQGKPVGVLLPEKRMYFQQEQPTTIPAIASNLREDFYVILAGLQPDQSIAVKVYINPLVNWIWIGGFVLVFGNTILLWPFKRRGSGAGART from the coding sequence TTGCTCGTAGCAGTCGGCAACTACTCGCTGTACTTGATGCTCGGCTTCTGCATCTACGCCCTCGTAGCTGCGCTGATCGGCGCCAACCCGGAACGCGAGGCGTGGCTGCGCAGTTCGGAACGCGCGGTCTACGCGGTCTTCGCATTGTGCTGTCTGGCGATGCTCGGTGTAGAGGTCGCCCTGGTGACCGATCGCTTCGATCTGGCCTTCGTCGCCAAGACCTCGGCACGAGAGCAACCACTCCTGTTCAAGCTGGCGCTCTGGGGTGGTCAGGCCGGTTCGCTGCTGCTCTGGGCCTGGCTCTTGTCACTGTTCAGCTTTCTGGTCGTCCTGCAGAACCGCCAGCGCAATCGCATGCTGATGCCCTGGGTCATCGCCTCGATGATGCTGAATCTGCTGTTCTTCGGCGCGATCGTCACATTCAGCAGCAACCCCTTCGAAGCCCTGCCGGCGGCGAAGGCCTACTCCAACGGTGCGGGCATGAATCCGCTCCTGCAGCACGCGGCCATGCTGGTCCACCCGCCGGTTCTGTACATCGGGTTCATCGGCTTTTCCGTGCCTTTCAGTTTCGCGGCTGCGGCCATGATCACGGGACAACTCGGCACGACCTGGTTCGAAACCACGCGCCGTTGGACGCTGGTTTCCTGGTTCTTCCTGGGCATGGGTTTGATGATCGGCGGGCGCTGGGCCTACGAAGTCCTGGGCTGGGGCGGTTACTGGGCCTGGGATCCGGTCGAGAACGCCTCGCTCATGCCCTGGTTGGCGGCCACCGCGTTTCTGCACTCGGTGATCATCCAGGAAAAGCGGGGCATGCTGAAGATCTGGAACGTGGCCTTGATCGGCCTGACCTACTCACTGTGCGTGTTCGGCACATTCCTCACGCGCAGTGGAGTAGTGCAATCGGTGCACAGTTTCGCGAACGCGGGTTGGTTCGGCACGCTCTTCCTGGCCTACGTCGCCGTGCTCGCCATCGGCTTTGCGGCGCTGCTGATCTGGCGCCTGCCCCTGCTGCGCAGTCACAACAAGCTCAACTCCATCGTTTCCCGAGAGGCGAGCTTCCTGCTCAACAACTACGTGTTCATCGGACTGCTGGCGATCGTGTTCTTCGGAACCTTGTACCCGGTATTCTCGGAATCGCTGACGGGCGTGCGCACCCAGATCGGACCGCCGTTCTTCCAGCGCTACTCGGGTCCCCTGGCGATCTTCATGCTCTTCCTGACCGGCGTCGGACCGCTGATCGCCTGGCGCCGGGCGACCTGGATCAACCTGCGCAAGAGTTTCCTGTGGCCGGCGGTGATCACCCTTGCGACCGTGGTCGGGACACTCGCGGTCGGCGTACGTGAGTTCTACCCGGTGTCCTTCCTGGCGCTCTGCGCCTGGGTGATCGCTACCATCGTCGAGGAATACCAGCGCGGCATCCGCGCGCGACGCCGCCGCGGCGAGAACTCACTGCAGGCCGCACTCGGCCTGATCCGGCGCAATCAGCGCCGTTACGGCGGCTACATCGTGCACCTGGCCATCGTGCTCATGTTCATCGGATTCGCCGGAGCCTCGTTCAACTCCGAAGAGACCCGACTGCTGAAGCCCGGCGAAACCTGGGAGGTGAGCGGATACAGTCTCGAGTACCGCCAGGTGCGACCGGTTCGGCACGCGCACTACGCGGGAGCGGTCGCGCGTCTCGCCTTGAAAGACCAGGGGAAACCCGTCGGTGTGCTCTTGCCCGAGAAGCGCATGTACTTTCAGCAGGAACAACCGACCACGATTCCGGCCATCGCCAGCAACCTTCGCGAAGATTTCTACGTGATCCTTGCGGGACTTCAGCCCGATCAGTCGATCGCGGTGAAGGTCTACATCAATCCGCTGGTCAACTGGATCTGGATTGGTGGCTTCGTGCTGGTATTCGGCAATACGATACTGCTGTGGCCCTTCAAGCGGCGCGGGAGCGGCGCGGGAGCGAGAACGTGA
- a CDS encoding Hsp70 family protein: MSRIGLGIDFGTSNSSVALFDGRNTEYLRVDEGDLPEVMPSALYLNSALEAEVGSNAISAYMRENAGRVVNLTQENVGNIEVTVSGGDNIQGPKEEGGAITDSYDVHAYTDRDMPGRLFRSVKRWLGDASLERVRVFDSRYRIVALLTPMLTSLREAADEGRAERPANIWVGRPVHYEGRSQEADEVAVERMLEACGYAGLADVTLYPEPLAAVRSYLHRVPARTGETVLTFDFGGGTLDLTVVRVSDSGFDILATHGIGLGGDAIDRLIYRTRVFPELGEGALIPTPVDDQFKELAFPFREFGERLLNWPLAYELNRPDLREQILQAAKSRGDVGRRFARLYDLVTLNHAYRVFQAIERAKVELSSCDRTTLSIPEIDLELELRRDAFTRLLEPVLAEIAHTIETVLEQAGVEPKAIGVVVRTGGSARIPAVIDQLTQIFPGKVVEHDAFTGIAAGLAISSYESGA; this comes from the coding sequence ATGTCGCGCATAGGTCTCGGGATCGATTTCGGTACGTCCAATTCTTCGGTCGCCCTCTTCGACGGTCGGAACACGGAGTACCTGCGCGTCGACGAAGGGGATCTACCCGAGGTGATGCCCAGCGCGCTCTACCTGAATTCCGCGCTCGAGGCGGAGGTCGGAAGCAACGCGATCTCGGCCTATATGCGCGAGAACGCTGGGCGCGTCGTGAACCTGACGCAGGAGAACGTCGGTAACATCGAAGTGACGGTCTCCGGCGGTGACAACATCCAGGGGCCGAAGGAAGAAGGTGGGGCGATCACCGATTCCTATGACGTCCACGCCTACACCGATCGCGATATGCCGGGCCGGCTGTTTCGCAGTGTGAAACGCTGGCTGGGAGACGCATCTCTGGAGCGTGTTCGCGTTTTCGACTCCCGCTACCGGATCGTGGCTCTCTTGACGCCGATGCTCACCAGCCTGCGCGAGGCCGCCGACGAGGGCAGGGCGGAGCGCCCCGCGAACATCTGGGTGGGGCGCCCCGTGCATTACGAGGGGCGCAGTCAGGAGGCCGATGAGGTGGCTGTCGAGCGCATGCTCGAAGCTTGTGGTTATGCCGGTCTGGCCGACGTCACGCTCTACCCCGAGCCGTTGGCCGCGGTGCGCAGCTATTTGCACCGGGTTCCGGCCCGCACCGGTGAAACCGTACTGACGTTCGATTTTGGCGGCGGTACGCTCGACCTCACGGTTGTGCGCGTGTCGGATTCGGGCTTTGACATCCTGGCGACCCACGGGATCGGCCTGGGAGGCGACGCGATCGACCGCTTGATCTACCGCACCCGAGTGTTTCCCGAACTGGGGGAGGGCGCGCTGATTCCGACGCCCGTCGACGATCAGTTCAAGGAACTCGCCTTCCCCTTCCGCGAATTCGGGGAGCGTCTGCTCAACTGGCCTCTGGCCTACGAACTCAATCGACCCGATCTGCGCGAGCAGATCCTGCAGGCTGCGAAATCGCGTGGAGACGTCGGCCGGCGCTTTGCCCGCCTGTACGATCTGGTCACTTTGAATCACGCCTACCGCGTCTTCCAGGCGATCGAGCGGGCGAAGGTCGAGCTGTCTTCGTGCGATCGCACCACTCTTTCGATTCCAGAGATCGATCTCGAACTGGAGTTGCGCCGCGATGCGTTCACGCGCCTGCTCGAGCCGGTTCTTGCGGAAATCGCTCACACTATCGAGACGGTGTTGGAGCAGGCCGGCGTTGAGCCGAAGGCGATTGGCGTCGTGGTGCGCACCGGAGGATCGGCGCGGATTCCCGCGGTGATCGATCAGCTCACGCAGATCTTTCCCGGCAAGGTCGTCGAGCACGATGCGTTCACCGGGATTGCGGCGGGGCTGGCGATTTCGAGCTACGAGAGCGGCGCGTAG